The DNA sequence GATATCCTGGACAGCACCCTGGTCAAAAACATTGTGAAGGAAGCTGTCCGCCTGCTGAGCGCAGATAATACCATCGGCGAAGTCCGCTCCTGGCTGGAAAAAGAAAATATAAATACCGAAAGACAACGCTCTTTTGCCGTAACAGACCACGACCAACGCCTGGTTGGGACGGTTGACCTCTATGCGATAACCGACGGAAACAACGATGCCAACGCACCTATTACGTCTATCTTAAATCCCCGGACGGCGACCGTCTATGAAGACAATACCCTCCGCGTAGCAGTCGATATCCTGGCAAGGTTAAAGCCGGCTCTCCTGCCAGTGGTCTCCCGCGCGGACAAAACCAAGTTGACCGGCGTCATCAGCCACGACGATATTCTCCAGACCCTCCGGCTCCAAAAAGACGAGGTGGAAAACATGCAGCGCACAATTTCCCTCAAACGCCGCAGCTTCCAGATCATCGTCCGGGGTCGGAAGTTTCTGCATAAATAATCGCTTCGCAACGGTTCAAGGTTTGGCATTGCTATTGCCTGAAATATGTTGGCCATTGTGAGGATTCCGCCTTGCAATATAAAGGCGTAGCCACCGGAACAACATCCTTCAATGATGTTGCCCGGAAATTAAGAGCCACCGCTGCCATCACGTTAAGAGGAATTTCACCAAGCCCAAACCTTTGGCCTCAACTGCAGTTCTCCAAAGCCCCGCAATCGACAACAAAGCGTTGAAAATTACCGCCGCAACCCTAACAAGTACAAACTCAAAAAAAGAAGAGCAATTACCCTTTGAAACGCGAATCGCGATCAGTTATCTGAATCCTGCAGCGAATTATTCCACTTTACATTATGAAGTGAAGGAGGAGGGACCGATAAAATATTTTTGCTTAACTTTAGGGGAGAACGCCTAAAAACGCTGAAAAACAGAACGCAAAAAAAGGACGTTTATTCCATCCGGCACAGCACATCGGGTTTAAATGAGGCATTTATTACTACCGGTAACTAATTAGTGATGCCAAAGAGACCACCAAATTGATAATAGCCGATTAAAGAGTAAGATACTATGAAGGAGAACTTACGTATGGTACTCATATTGACCTTTTTAACGACTTTTAATAGTTGTGATCAGGAGCGGCAGGGAATATCAGGAGAATCTATTATAACAGGAGTTCAAAATGGGAAAGGTTGGGCGGCCCCGGCTAGCGGACGATACAATTCAGGTATGGATGATACAGTAAAAATAGCAGGTTGGTTTCTTGCTGACGAGAATAAAGCATTTACAG is a window from the Anseongella ginsenosidimutans genome containing:
- a CDS encoding CBS domain-containing protein, which produces MTEKIARRGVHTPHSYAPDILDSTLVKNIVKEAVRLLSADNTIGEVRSWLEKENINTERQRSFAVTDHDQRLVGTVDLYAITDGNNDANAPITSILNPRTATVYEDNTLRVAVDILARLKPALLPVVSRADKTKLTGVISHDDILQTLRLQKDEVENMQRTISLKRRSFQIIVRGRKFLHK